The following proteins are co-located in the Desulfoscipio sp. XC116 genome:
- a CDS encoding response regulator transcription factor produces the protein MRKILLVEDDLSLIEGLKFSLSRHDFDITIARTVKEAKKILNQNNYNLIVLDLMLPDGSGFDICKTVRQTSNIPIIFLTASDEEVNIVMGLDIGGDDYITKPFRLNEFMSRINAALRRSDPRKQLSTELISNGIIVRLLEGRVIKNGLEVELTSVEYRLLCLFMQNPRIILSKKQIMQKLWDCRESFIDDNTLAVYISRLRERIEANPKHPSFLVTIRGMGYKWNNL, from the coding sequence ATGAGAAAAATATTATTAGTTGAAGATGATTTAAGCTTAATTGAAGGCTTGAAATTCTCACTTTCCAGGCACGACTTTGATATCACGATTGCGAGAACTGTAAAGGAAGCCAAAAAAATTTTAAATCAAAATAATTACAATTTAATTGTATTAGATTTAATGCTTCCCGATGGCAGCGGTTTTGATATATGTAAAACAGTCAGGCAAACATCAAATATACCTATAATTTTTCTAACAGCTTCCGATGAGGAAGTAAATATTGTCATGGGTCTGGATATAGGGGGAGACGATTATATAACAAAGCCGTTTAGGTTAAATGAATTTATGTCAAGAATAAATGCTGCATTAAGGAGGTCAGACCCCCGGAAGCAGCTGTCAACGGAGTTAATTTCCAATGGAATTATAGTAAGGCTCCTGGAAGGAAGAGTAATAAAAAACGGCCTGGAAGTAGAACTTACAAGTGTCGAATACAGATTGTTATGTTTGTTTATGCAAAATCCAAGGATTATATTATCAAAGAAGCAAATAATGCAAAAGTTATGGGACTGCCGTGAAAGCTTTATCGACGATAACACTCTAGCTGTTTATATCAGCAGACTGCGAGAAAGAATAGAGGCTAATCCAAAGCATCCCTCCTTTTTAGTTACCATAAGGGGCATGGGATATAAATGGAACAATCTGTGA
- a CDS encoding FtsX-like permease family protein: protein MKNYLALAPQYLSAHQKKTRLTIVSVALSVALITGIFSMLDIFLQFEKLQVIHDYGNYHLAIIDASEKETSTIRNRIDVQNSGRWKNLGDGSINKISCRLGALDKAFAKNMNIKITRGKYPTAENEIMIEQWATEKLYLNVNIGDKVKISFADNNQGEFIVSGIYNDLGNMKAAGIPGVFLSMSGADEIASGKMNLYLVEFKERVNINQAVNDIKRTLNITDDRVELNNHLLAVIGQSKHKAAVGLYTIGAILFFIVLIAGVVMIYNTFNISVMERVRQFGLLRCVGASQSQIKKLVKREGLIITLQAIPLGISAGILMTFACSAILKYFNNTLFGEIPLFSISITGMGAGIVIGFLTVFMASLLPARKAAQVSPVNAVTGNDDIIFSKRKKQSFLTKILHAEIAMGINNAVMKKKTLFLMSSSIAISIIMFLGFNVFINFMYASLKTIKPYTPDISLVSEQGLDNELYKKLSGINGVKRVYGRMTGYVDATFDATRLTDTYKDNVKGITVKDNGLFVPPEKSWLISYDKSQLNWARADLIAGKLSEAEINEKNGIIAVAQNIRKNISMETVNWQLGDKVYITTPNGTKELTIIGILRSVPFSTTEPTLAAFITTEALFSNLTGKSTYKAVDIQLNNKNDEQAVDAIKSQTDDTMSFLDMRQKNAEINQIYLTMAVFVYGFVVVIALISFLNIINTMNTSIASKTKYLGVMRAVGMSGTQLNKMILIEAATYSLTGCLIGCTLGVILQKVLVLNYLSSLHVPWVFPLMEIILILILTLLVTMFSVVSPLKQIKSKGISDIVNSF, encoded by the coding sequence ATGAAAAATTACCTGGCACTTGCTCCCCAATACCTGTCGGCACATCAAAAAAAGACAAGATTGACCATAGTTAGTGTGGCACTTTCGGTTGCTCTTATCACCGGAATATTCTCTATGCTGGATATTTTTTTGCAGTTTGAAAAGCTGCAGGTGATTCATGATTATGGAAATTATCATCTTGCCATTATAGATGCGTCCGAAAAGGAGACGTCCACCATTAGAAACCGGATTGACGTTCAAAATTCGGGAAGGTGGAAAAACCTTGGAGATGGAAGCATAAACAAGATCTCTTGCAGACTTGGGGCGCTGGATAAAGCTTTTGCCAAAAATATGAATATTAAAATAACCCGGGGGAAATATCCAACCGCAGAAAACGAAATAATGATCGAACAATGGGCAACTGAAAAATTATATTTAAATGTAAATATTGGTGATAAAGTTAAGATCTCTTTTGCTGACAATAACCAAGGAGAATTCATAGTAAGTGGAATCTATAACGATTTGGGTAACATGAAGGCGGCGGGTATACCGGGAGTATTCTTATCTATGTCCGGCGCCGATGAGATAGCGTCCGGGAAAATGAATTTATATCTTGTTGAATTTAAGGAAAGAGTAAACATCAACCAGGCGGTCAACGACATTAAAAGGACACTTAACATTACCGATGATAGAGTGGAACTAAATAATCATTTGTTGGCAGTAATAGGACAAAGTAAACACAAGGCTGCAGTAGGGTTGTATACCATAGGCGCAATTTTGTTTTTTATAGTCCTTATTGCGGGCGTAGTGATGATATATAACACCTTCAATATTTCGGTAATGGAAAGGGTGCGGCAGTTCGGGCTCCTAAGGTGCGTCGGCGCGTCGCAGTCACAGATAAAAAAGCTGGTTAAAAGAGAAGGGCTTATTATAACCCTGCAGGCAATCCCATTGGGAATCAGTGCAGGCATACTGATGACTTTTGCTTGTTCCGCTATACTTAAGTATTTTAATAATACCCTTTTCGGGGAAATTCCCTTGTTCAGCATAAGTATAACAGGTATGGGTGCCGGGATAGTCATCGGTTTTTTGACCGTGTTTATGGCTTCATTATTGCCGGCCCGAAAGGCGGCACAGGTTTCTCCCGTAAATGCTGTAACGGGCAACGATGATATAATATTCTCCAAAAGAAAGAAACAGAGTTTTCTAACAAAAATTCTTCATGCTGAAATTGCTATGGGTATAAACAATGCTGTGATGAAGAAGAAAACGCTTTTTTTGATGTCCAGCTCCATTGCGATTAGCATCATCATGTTCCTGGGCTTTAACGTATTTATCAATTTTATGTATGCTTCTCTTAAAACTATCAAGCCATACACACCTGATATTTCTCTGGTATCGGAGCAGGGCCTGGATAACGAACTATATAAAAAATTATCGGGTATAAACGGCGTTAAACGGGTTTATGGAAGAATGACCGGCTATGTTGACGCCACCTTTGATGCCACCAGATTGACTGACACATATAAAGATAATGTAAAAGGAATTACGGTAAAAGACAATGGTTTATTTGTGCCTCCTGAAAAGTCCTGGCTCATTTCCTATGATAAAAGCCAATTAAATTGGGCTAGAGCTGATTTGATTGCCGGAAAGCTTTCAGAGGCTGAAATAAATGAAAAAAATGGGATTATAGCAGTTGCCCAAAACATAAGAAAAAATATTTCAATGGAAACCGTTAATTGGCAATTAGGAGATAAGGTTTACATTACAACCCCCAATGGAACGAAAGAGTTAACAATTATAGGAATCTTGCGTTCCGTACCCTTTAGCACTACAGAACCGACATTAGCCGCATTTATTACAACAGAAGCGTTATTTAGCAATCTAACCGGCAAATCTACATATAAAGCAGTAGATATTCAACTTAATAATAAAAATGATGAGCAGGCCGTTGATGCGATAAAAAGTCAAACGGATGATACCATGTCTTTCCTCGATATGCGCCAAAAAAATGCCGAGATTAACCAGATTTATTTAACAATGGCTGTGTTTGTTTACGGTTTTGTTGTGGTAATAGCTTTAATCAGCTTTTTAAACATCATCAACACAATGAACACAAGCATTGCGTCAAAAACCAAGTATTTAGGGGTTATGCGTGCCGTTGGCATGTCGGGCACGCAATTAAATAAAATGATTCTGATTGAAGCAGCGACATATAGCCTGACCGGATGCCTTATAGGATGCACTCTCGGAGTTATACTGCAAAAGGTATTGGTTTTAAATTATCTTTCGAGCCTTCATGTGCCCTGGGTATTTCCTTTAATGGAAATTATCTTGATATTAATACTCACTTTATTGGTAACAATGTTTTCCGTTGTTAGTCCTTTAAAACAAATAAAATCAAAAGGCATTTCAGACATTGTCAATTCATTTTAA
- a CDS encoding methyl-accepting chemotaxis protein produces MKWYRNSMAAKLLIPCAILVVICFAVMITGNAIWMARLGWDATETSSTESVKRTSAEIESYLNKYAGLAISLANTDDIIDFAEIINERSVNAYKGKPEYENFLSTVRAVAAQDERIFKVYYCSEVSQNAYTMDEWDSPEDYWLDAQEFYVEGKNANELYFSKPHEDVSNEDGHIVVSVTYPVQKDGTFLGLIGIDLSVGTIRNIVASVKSHDNEYAFLLDQAGNFVAHPDETLIMKANGTELSGKSGEVCRQMVAGKSGWELSEYNGEMQYSFYNPVKLAGWSLCVIVPEAALTTPISHHVTLSVLLGVISVVVLLSFLWFIVRRSFKPLVSLNKIIEEVAGGNLAVMIKSKSSDEIGRLTENFNEMVTKLKDLINNVAGISEQVASNSQELASTSEEVSAIIEEVAGTTNEVAAKSSHGAENAEEAANESQQVQNAAQEGNQAVQETVAKIDSIASSSKNIAIAIQKLGDQSNQIGEIINAITNIADQTNLLALNAAIEAARAGEHGRGFAVVAEEVRKLAEQSAGAANKITDLIKEIQTGVGEAVNAIEHGVREVDEGVQVANNAGVSLKQIIASVEKNTKIIQDVASGAKQAKENTQQLTMSNEQIAASIQQVTGAAQVLANIAEELQRAVARFNVNEEQDHLDSESDNYPDSESDTYKENKL; encoded by the coding sequence ATGAAATGGTATCGAAATTCTATGGCTGCAAAATTATTAATTCCATGCGCTATTTTAGTTGTAATATGCTTTGCAGTTATGATAACCGGAAATGCAATTTGGATGGCACGTTTGGGATGGGACGCGACAGAAACAAGTAGTACTGAATCCGTCAAACGTACTTCGGCAGAGATCGAGTCTTACCTGAATAAATATGCTGGGCTTGCTATATCGTTGGCAAATACAGATGATATTATTGATTTTGCGGAAATTATCAATGAGCGCAGCGTGAATGCCTACAAGGGAAAGCCGGAATATGAGAATTTTCTCTCTACAGTTCGCGCAGTAGCTGCCCAAGATGAACGCATATTTAAGGTATATTATTGTTCTGAGGTCAGTCAAAACGCTTATACAATGGATGAGTGGGACTCCCCTGAGGATTACTGGCTTGATGCTCAAGAATTTTATGTCGAAGGCAAGAACGCAAATGAATTGTATTTTTCAAAGCCCCATGAAGATGTAAGCAATGAAGATGGACACATTGTTGTCTCTGTTACATACCCTGTACAAAAGGACGGTACCTTTCTGGGGTTGATTGGGATAGATTTATCCGTGGGAACTATTCGGAATATAGTTGCTTCAGTTAAGTCACACGATAATGAATATGCTTTTTTATTGGACCAGGCAGGAAACTTTGTAGCACATCCGGACGAAACTTTAATAATGAAAGCTAACGGCACCGAACTAAGTGGGAAAAGCGGAGAAGTATGCCGTCAAATGGTAGCCGGAAAAAGTGGGTGGGAATTATCGGAATACAATGGGGAAATGCAGTATAGCTTCTATAATCCCGTTAAATTGGCAGGTTGGTCATTATGTGTTATTGTTCCTGAAGCAGCTTTAACAACACCGATTTCTCACCATGTAACCCTAAGCGTGCTTCTTGGTGTCATTTCAGTAGTTGTTTTGCTATCGTTCCTTTGGTTTATTGTGCGCCGTTCATTTAAACCTCTTGTTTCTCTTAATAAAATAATAGAAGAAGTAGCCGGTGGGAACTTAGCCGTTATGATAAAGTCAAAAAGCTCCGATGAAATAGGCCGCTTAACGGAAAACTTTAACGAGATGGTTACCAAGCTTAAAGATCTCATTAATAATGTGGCGGGAATCTCGGAACAGGTAGCATCAAACAGCCAGGAACTGGCTTCTACCAGCGAAGAGGTAAGCGCTATAATTGAAGAGGTGGCCGGTACCACTAATGAAGTCGCAGCCAAATCATCCCATGGTGCGGAAAACGCAGAAGAGGCCGCCAATGAATCACAGCAGGTGCAAAACGCTGCTCAGGAGGGCAATCAGGCGGTACAAGAGACAGTGGCTAAAATAGACTCTATTGCCTCTTCTTCAAAAAATATAGCTATTGCTATACAAAAACTTGGAGATCAATCAAACCAAATTGGAGAAATTATTAATGCTATCACCAATATTGCAGATCAAACCAATCTCTTGGCTTTAAATGCCGCCATTGAAGCTGCACGTGCGGGGGAACATGGCCGTGGTTTTGCAGTTGTGGCGGAGGAGGTTCGTAAATTAGCCGAACAATCAGCCGGTGCCGCCAACAAGATTACTGATTTAATCAAGGAGATCCAAACCGGGGTGGGAGAGGCTGTAAATGCGATAGAACATGGAGTTAGGGAAGTTGATGAGGGTGTGCAGGTCGCTAATAATGCAGGCGTTTCACTGAAACAAATTATTGCATCCGTTGAAAAAAATACAAAAATAATTCAAGATGTTGCTAGTGGCGCTAAGCAAGCCAAGGAAAACACACAGCAGCTTACCATGTCTAATGAACAAATTGCTGCTTCTATACAGCAGGTAACCGGTGCGGCTCAAGTATTAGCCAATATTGCTGAAGAGCTGCAAAGAGCGGTAGCAAGATTTAACGTAAATGAAGAACAAGATCACCTTGATTCAGAGTCGGATAATTATCCTGATTCAGAATCAGATACTTATAAAGAAAATAAATTATAA
- a CDS encoding HAMP domain-containing sensor histidine kinase — MNLLVNKEVKNFLILLALVFFLGIILSQIIAYIHAVHFKNEIIVHDYEVAGYLKQKHPELALEIQEAFTADKLPNHIETGKALLEQSGYKNSIELHLIPRMDKFHKTIKANNLIFSTVFLLVILLIVYIFLKAHYQKIDQYNYDVSKIMNGEISTRLADNGEGSLSKLATSINTLTASLYTHIEKEKQNRGFLKDILTNVSHQLKTPLSALTMYTDIMRNENTDNEVIVRFLNKSEKELGRMQTLIANLLKMAKLDAGIIELNKSTYNVNDIIKQVAESFDTRLSKEQKTFTVKSTGKVSYLCDREWMLEAVSNLFKNAVEHTEAGNHIRTRIEETPLIIKIAFEDNGEGIHPDDINHIFKRFYKSKFSQNKQGTGIGLSLAKTIIEMHGGFISVESTFKKGTKFTVHLPNLQNCKV, encoded by the coding sequence ATGAATTTATTAGTTAATAAAGAAGTAAAAAACTTTTTAATATTACTGGCGCTGGTATTTTTTCTCGGCATTATACTCTCTCAGATCATTGCCTACATACATGCCGTCCATTTTAAAAATGAGATAATCGTGCATGACTATGAGGTTGCAGGATATTTGAAGCAAAAACACCCGGAACTGGCTTTGGAAATTCAAGAGGCATTCACGGCAGATAAGTTACCCAACCACATTGAAACAGGCAAGGCTCTGCTGGAACAATCCGGATACAAAAATAGTATCGAATTGCATTTAATACCCCGAATGGATAAGTTTCACAAAACAATCAAGGCAAACAACTTGATATTTTCCACTGTGTTTCTTCTTGTAATATTGCTTATTGTTTATATATTTTTAAAAGCCCATTACCAAAAAATAGATCAATATAACTATGACGTCAGCAAAATAATGAATGGGGAAATTTCCACCAGACTTGCTGATAATGGAGAAGGAAGCTTGTCTAAATTGGCGACATCAATTAATACATTGACTGCATCACTCTATACCCATATCGAAAAAGAGAAACAAAACAGGGGTTTTTTAAAGGATATTTTAACTAATGTGTCTCATCAGCTAAAAACCCCCCTGTCTGCCCTTACTATGTATACTGATATCATGAGAAATGAAAATACGGACAATGAAGTGATAGTAAGATTTTTAAATAAAAGCGAAAAGGAACTTGGACGTATGCAAACCCTGATAGCCAACCTTTTAAAGATGGCTAAATTAGATGCAGGAATCATAGAGCTTAATAAAAGTACCTATAATGTTAACGATATTATAAAACAGGTGGCGGAAAGTTTTGATACGAGACTGTCCAAAGAACAAAAAACTTTTACCGTAAAATCGACCGGTAAGGTGTCATATCTCTGCGACAGGGAATGGATGTTGGAAGCTGTAAGTAATTTATTTAAAAACGCTGTGGAACATACGGAAGCCGGAAACCACATCAGGACCCGGATTGAAGAAACTCCGCTGATAATAAAAATAGCTTTCGAAGATAATGGGGAAGGCATTCACCCTGATGATATCAATCATATTTTTAAAAGATTTTATAAAAGTAAGTTTTCGCAAAACAAGCAAGGCACCGGCATAGGGCTTAGTTTAGCGAAAACGATTATTGAAATGCATGGCGGGTTTATATCCGTAGAAAGTACGTTTAAAAAGGGAACAAAATTCACTGTACATTTGCCGAACTTACAGAATTGTAAGGTTTAA
- a CDS encoding ABC transporter ATP-binding protein, producing MEILKTETLSKTYGKGETKVEALKEVSFSVSKGEFVSIVGPSGSGKSTLLNLLGALDIPTSGKVFIDGRDIFTMQEEALAVFRRRNIGFVFQAYNLVPELNVEENIILPLLLDHKKPDQQYIDELLFTLGLTERRHHLPSQLSGGQQQRVAIGRALATKPAIILADEPTGNLDSKNSRDVINLMKFSVDRYKQTLIMITHNENYASFADRVFQVKDGVVTELGGGQR from the coding sequence TTGGAAATCCTAAAAACTGAAACTCTATCAAAAACTTACGGCAAAGGCGAAACAAAGGTGGAAGCTTTAAAGGAGGTGTCCTTTTCTGTTTCCAAGGGTGAATTTGTTTCCATTGTTGGACCGTCGGGCTCAGGGAAAAGTACGCTCCTAAATCTGCTTGGAGCATTGGACATACCAACATCGGGCAAGGTCTTTATAGACGGCCGAGATATCTTTACGATGCAGGAAGAGGCTCTGGCGGTTTTTCGCAGACGTAACATAGGATTCGTCTTTCAAGCATACAATCTTGTTCCTGAATTGAATGTTGAGGAAAACATAATCCTGCCATTACTGTTGGATCATAAAAAACCGGATCAGCAATATATTGACGAATTGCTATTTACCCTGGGATTAACCGAAAGGAGACACCACCTGCCCAGTCAACTTTCAGGAGGACAGCAGCAGCGCGTGGCTATTGGACGTGCCCTTGCAACCAAACCCGCGATCATTTTGGCCGATGAACCGACAGGAAACCTGGACAGTAAAAACAGCAGAGATGTAATTAACCTGATGAAGTTTTCCGTGGACAGGTATAAGCAGACCCTGATTATGATTACGCACAATGAAAACTATGCATCCTTTGCAGACAGAGTCTTTCAAGTTAAGGATGGAGTAGTTACCGAGCTTGGAGGTGGGCAAAGATGA
- a CDS encoding cyclic nucleotide-binding domain-containing protein, which translates to MITEKVHCLSKVRFFADLNNQELSQLADDFKWREYQKDTVIIKQGQTEHNYYVLIAGKAEALVSKQGINSWKVSFFGPGDAFGEISLFTGKPAPTTVRCLENCRVLVLNHQNFTRMLVRWPKLYQKYLEHLYHNLHNANSEIWDAKYKDSVRSTFQLTHYKDKFYGVWGSARTTREVEGKIAELANTKENLFLIGERGTGRQVLAWYLHKRRFGESAAFLVIDGRYFDQQWSDMMYEAGEDDLAALFNLFGMVENGTLLFKEINRISPRVQFKLAECLKKFNCLVIASLQGNPEQLSPGIIPELRERFNQTYTIKPLRERKKDIPIIAQGILDKLARNHHKTSPVLTKEASKLLLSHHYRLGNVTELIRVMKRAFFLAENNLIGVEHIFFGPTAERIGRTVNLLLWPKIENIFKRGLFISWIRRFSAAVFLSIILLLILAPQIAMTNSIFILVWGLWWPVLAIISISFGRLWCTICPFAFIMELVQKKLHLNKPVPDWLQKYDYLFITFLFLFIFWIEVIFGLRTSPKNTVMLLSAFQLAAIIVGIIFTRHTWCRYLCPLGGFVGIASIGSILEIRADPTICLNKCTTNECYVGNGSVPGCPMFQHLPYLDNNLACKFCFNCVRNCPNGSVQLNLRIPGREVWHLVRVNQGFALFIGVILAILVPLNYLGPLQSTWPDSVWRLWFSIAYWGIAVGAGLITWLIAKPFKTKATSTRIKLVFAFIPLVTAGHIIYHLHFIPGVNSIFIGLGFNTPAGIDQAFYVSAFEIGAAVMFSIGLLMTIITFVMVILHAEGKLPEKSNTVKHGFGANIGEFLHKLKGFIWDILILKEN; encoded by the coding sequence ATGATTACTGAAAAAGTGCATTGCTTATCGAAAGTCCGATTCTTTGCCGATCTTAACAACCAGGAATTAAGTCAACTGGCGGATGATTTTAAGTGGCGAGAGTATCAAAAAGATACTGTGATCATAAAGCAAGGCCAAACGGAACACAATTATTATGTTTTAATTGCAGGTAAGGCTGAAGCGTTGGTTTCAAAGCAGGGGATTAATTCTTGGAAGGTTAGTTTTTTTGGCCCCGGTGATGCTTTTGGTGAAATCTCGCTCTTTACCGGAAAACCTGCGCCGACGACGGTGCGGTGTTTGGAAAACTGCCGTGTTTTGGTGTTAAATCATCAGAATTTTACGAGAATGCTCGTAAGGTGGCCTAAGCTTTATCAAAAATATCTTGAACATCTATACCATAATTTACATAACGCCAATAGTGAAATATGGGATGCCAAATATAAAGATTCCGTACGTTCGACCTTTCAGCTAACTCATTATAAGGATAAATTTTACGGGGTTTGGGGAAGTGCCCGAACGACCAGGGAAGTTGAAGGTAAAATTGCTGAGTTGGCCAATACGAAGGAAAACTTATTTTTAATCGGCGAACGAGGTACAGGCCGGCAAGTGCTGGCCTGGTATTTACATAAGCGTCGGTTCGGGGAATCGGCAGCCTTTTTAGTTATTGACGGGCGTTATTTTGATCAGCAGTGGAGCGATATGATGTATGAAGCTGGTGAAGATGATCTGGCTGCGCTCTTTAATCTTTTTGGAATGGTTGAAAATGGAACATTATTGTTCAAGGAAATTAATAGAATTTCCCCCAGAGTCCAGTTTAAATTGGCTGAGTGTCTAAAGAAGTTTAACTGTCTTGTGATAGCCAGTCTACAAGGGAACCCGGAGCAATTGTCCCCCGGAATTATACCGGAGCTAAGGGAGCGTTTTAACCAAACTTATACAATTAAACCTTTACGTGAACGAAAAAAAGATATTCCAATTATAGCTCAGGGTATTTTAGATAAATTGGCCCGTAACCATCATAAAACAAGCCCTGTTCTCACTAAAGAAGCAAGTAAACTGCTTCTTTCCCATCATTATCGACTGGGAAATGTAACCGAGCTAATTCGAGTTATGAAAAGGGCGTTTTTCCTGGCCGAAAATAATTTAATCGGGGTGGAACACATCTTTTTTGGTCCGACTGCGGAGAGAATCGGAAGAACGGTTAATCTTCTTCTGTGGCCTAAAATAGAAAATATATTTAAAAGAGGATTATTTATCTCCTGGATCAGGCGTTTTTCTGCAGCTGTATTTTTATCTATAATTCTATTGTTAATATTGGCTCCCCAAATAGCTATGACTAACTCTATTTTTATTTTAGTTTGGGGTTTATGGTGGCCTGTTCTGGCAATAATCTCAATTTCTTTTGGAAGGCTATGGTGTACTATCTGTCCCTTTGCGTTTATCATGGAGTTAGTTCAAAAAAAACTGCACCTGAATAAACCTGTTCCGGATTGGCTGCAAAAGTACGATTATTTGTTTATTACTTTTTTATTTCTATTTATCTTCTGGATAGAAGTTATTTTTGGATTGCGTACCAGTCCTAAAAATACTGTAATGCTTTTATCGGCTTTCCAGCTGGCCGCAATAATTGTAGGTATTATTTTTACCCGTCATACATGGTGTCGCTACCTTTGCCCCCTGGGGGGATTTGTGGGTATAGCTTCTATCGGTTCCATACTTGAAATAAGAGCGGACCCCACGATTTGTCTTAATAAATGTACGACTAATGAGTGCTATGTCGGTAATGGAAGCGTTCCCGGGTGCCCAATGTTTCAACATTTACCGTACCTCGATAATAATCTTGCTTGTAAGTTTTGTTTCAATTGCGTGCGCAATTGTCCCAATGGCTCGGTGCAATTAAATCTTCGGATTCCGGGCCGGGAAGTATGGCACCTGGTTAGGGTTAACCAAGGTTTTGCTCTTTTTATCGGGGTAATTTTAGCAATTTTAGTCCCGCTGAATTATTTGGGGCCGCTACAATCGACATGGCCGGATTCCGTGTGGCGCTTATGGTTTAGTATTGCTTACTGGGGAATTGCAGTTGGTGCCGGTTTGATAACGTGGCTTATTGCCAAGCCTTTTAAAACTAAAGCGACATCTACACGGATTAAGCTGGTTTTTGCTTTTATTCCTTTAGTTACAGCCGGGCATATAATTTATCATCTTCATTTTATACCCGGTGTGAATTCAATTTTTATAGGGCTAGGTTTTAATACTCCCGCGGGGATTGATCAAGCGTTTTATGTTTCTGCTTTTGAAATAGGAGCAGCCGTCATGTTCTCGATCGGCTTGCTAATGACAATTATTACATTTGTAATGGTAATTCTGCATGCAGAAGGAAAATTGCCTGAAAAATCAAATACTGTTAAACATGGTTTTGGAGCTAATATTGGGGAATTCCTACATAAATTAAAAGGCTTTATCTGGGATATCTTAATATTGAAGGAGAATTAG
- a CDS encoding RluA family pseudouridine synthase — protein MHIEYRVTKDNNNQKVSQILKNHLKFSRGEIRRVKRCAGLTVNGQTVRLNTLAKEGDLIRVHFQDDFEQPVIPQDIPLDILFEDEHILAVNKPFNMLVHPLSYHTLNTLANGVIHHWQLQGHNSKFRAVSRLDKDTSGVILIAKSSYICHQLSQQMQNGRCRKEYLAVVHNQIVMDSGIIDLPIGRPYEDSLIFGITPRGKEAITHFTVLQRFAGGSLIRLRLETGRTHQIRVHMSHLGHPLMGDDLYGGSLNMIRRQALHSWRLEFSHPVTRENMQLVAPLPADLTSLINESIHSINQ, from the coding sequence ATGCACATCGAATATAGGGTTACAAAAGATAACAATAACCAAAAAGTTTCACAAATACTAAAGAACCATCTGAAATTTTCCCGTGGTGAAATACGAAGGGTTAAACGCTGTGCCGGACTTACGGTGAACGGTCAAACGGTTCGTCTAAATACGCTGGCAAAAGAAGGCGATTTAATTCGGGTGCACTTTCAGGATGATTTTGAACAACCGGTAATACCCCAGGACATACCATTAGATATTCTCTTTGAGGATGAGCATATCCTGGCAGTGAACAAGCCATTCAACATGCTGGTGCATCCGCTTTCCTATCATACCCTGAATACCTTGGCTAACGGTGTTATTCACCATTGGCAGCTGCAAGGGCATAATAGTAAATTCAGAGCGGTCAGCCGGTTGGATAAAGACACTTCCGGCGTTATCTTAATTGCCAAAAGCAGTTACATCTGCCATCAACTTTCCCAACAAATGCAAAACGGCAGATGCCGAAAGGAATACTTAGCAGTGGTGCATAACCAGATAGTAATGGATTCGGGAATAATTGATTTGCCTATCGGCCGGCCCTATGAGGACTCTCTTATCTTTGGTATAACACCTCGGGGCAAAGAAGCGATTACTCATTTTACCGTATTGCAGCGTTTCGCCGGCGGCAGTTTGATAAGATTGCGGTTAGAAACAGGTCGTACCCACCAGATCAGAGTACATATGAGCCATCTAGGCCATCCCTTAATGGGAGATGACTTATACGGGGGCAGTTTAAATATGATCCGGCGTCAGGCTTTACATAGTTGGCGTTTGGAGTTTAGCCATCCTGTTACAAGAGAGAACATGCAATTGGTGGCCCCCTTGCCGGCTGATTTAACATCTTTAATAAACGAGTCAATTCACAGCATTAATCAATAA
- a CDS encoding nucleotidyltransferase domain-containing protein codes for MAKRPIEISIKKYLEKLSANNIRVKKAILYGSYANGKADKDSDIDLAVISPDFGVDSFNEAILLRRFNRGIDLDISPRPYSENQYNAAKKGDFLYDEIIQKGKVVYEKN; via the coding sequence ATGGCTAAAAGACCAATTGAGATAAGTATAAAGAAATACCTGGAAAAACTTAGTGCAAATAATATCCGCGTTAAAAAAGCTATTCTTTATGGCTCGTATGCCAACGGAAAGGCTGATAAAGATAGCGATATCGACCTAGCCGTCATATCTCCGGATTTCGGGGTTGACAGCTTTAACGAAGCAATACTTCTAAGAAGGTTTAACCGGGGTATTGATCTGGATATTTCACCGCGACCATATTCAGAAAATCAGTATAATGCAGCCAAAAAAGGTGATTTTCTATATGATGAAATAATTCAGAAGGGTAAAGTAGTGTACGAAAAGAATTGA